One segment of Candidatus Micropelagos thuwalensis DNA contains the following:
- the thrC gene encoding threonine synthase has protein sequence MKYISTRGTAPVLDFEDTLLAGLAADGGLYVPESWPRLSRETLTSFKYKPYAEVAYEVLNPFIGGTPNNDRFREILEAAYQAFEVPEVAPVIPLGGQHYLLELFHGPTLAFKDVAMQLLARLMDEALARRGRRATIIGATSGDTGGAAIEAFRGRENIDIFIFFPEGRVSDVQRKQMTTPTDENVHALAIDGTFDDCQALVKDMFNDADFRHETGLAGVNSINWARVMAQTVYYFTASAQLGVPDKEIAFSVPTGNFGDIFAGYVAKQMGLPIAQLMIATNINDILARVLKTGIYEIGDVVASSSPSMDIQVSSNFERLLFEATGRNADEVCRLMGELAEKRKFSLSPNVLEVMRGSFAAERVDEGETAKIIKDMFEADGMLLDPHTAVGYGAALRSDVPTSTPIVTLATAHPAKFPASVEKACHRSAEEIIATPERVQVMMKQDEAYETYPNELARVQDFVRQKNSF, from the coding sequence GTGAAATATATCAGCACACGCGGCACCGCACCGGTTCTTGATTTTGAAGATACGCTTCTGGCGGGTCTGGCTGCGGATGGTGGTCTTTATGTGCCAGAAAGCTGGCCACGTCTATCCCGTGAGACACTCACGAGTTTCAAATATAAACCCTATGCTGAGGTTGCCTATGAGGTCTTAAACCCCTTCATTGGCGGCACACCCAATAATGACCGTTTCAGAGAAATTTTGGAGGCCGCTTATCAGGCATTTGAAGTTCCTGAAGTTGCGCCCGTTATCCCTTTGGGTGGTCAGCATTATTTGCTGGAACTTTTCCATGGGCCGACATTGGCCTTTAAAGATGTTGCTATGCAACTTCTTGCTCGTTTGATGGATGAAGCTCTGGCACGCCGTGGGCGACGCGCAACAATTATCGGTGCGACTTCAGGTGATACGGGCGGCGCTGCGATTGAGGCGTTTCGCGGACGAGAAAATATAGATATTTTCATTTTCTTTCCCGAAGGGCGCGTGTCGGATGTTCAAAGAAAACAAATGACAACCCCAACGGATGAGAATGTTCACGCTCTAGCAATTGATGGTACGTTTGATGATTGTCAGGCGCTTGTCAAAGATATGTTTAACGATGCGGATTTCCGTCATGAAACCGGTCTTGCTGGTGTGAATTCAATTAATTGGGCGCGCGTCATGGCGCAAACCGTTTATTATTTCACTGCGTCAGCCCAACTGGGAGTGCCTGACAAAGAAATTGCCTTTTCTGTTCCGACAGGTAATTTCGGTGATATTTTTGCTGGATATGTTGCTAAGCAGATGGGCCTTCCAATCGCGCAACTCATGATTGCGACAAATATAAATGACATCCTTGCGCGCGTTTTGAAGACAGGCATTTATGAAATCGGGGATGTTGTTGCTTCTTCGAGTCCGAGCATGGATATTCAGGTGTCGAGTAATTTTGAACGCTTGTTGTTTGAGGCCACGGGTCGGAATGCTGATGAGGTTTGCCGCCTCATGGGTGAATTGGCAGAGAAACGTAAATTCTCCCTCTCTCCAAATGTACTCGAAGTTATGCGTGGGAGCTTTGCTGCTGAGCGTGTTGATGAAGGTGAGACTGCCAAAATCATCAAGGATATGTTTGAGGCGGACGGAATGTTGCTTGACCCGCACACCGCGGTCGGTTACGGCGCTGCATTGCGAAGTGATGTACCAACTTCCACACCCATTGTTACCTTGGCGACTGCGCATCCCGCAAAATTTCCGGCTTCAGTCGAAAAAGCCTGCCATCGTTCTGCTGAGGAAATTATCGCTACCCCAGAACGGGTGCAAGTCATGATGAAGCAAGACGAAGCATACGAAACTTATCCAAATGAACTTGCTAGAGTTCAAGATTTTGTTCGCCAAAAAAACAGCTTTTGA
- a CDS encoding SURF1 family protein, protein MTQLRLYLIPTLVCLPVFAFLVSLGNWQMERLTWKKNLIEVIEARLATPVQSIPTSREWQGLSSDDYVYQRVFVKGAFDHQAEQFWFAHHEKFGPGYQVITPFVIGDDRIVMVNRGYVPASQKAPASRQAGQISGEVRLEGLMVWPGERNIFDPPNEPGKKLWFVKDVAAMAQNAGYEENSWSIAPFFVDSLETPENIFPVQSPIGGQTRVNLPNRHLEYVVTWYGLALALVIVYVQWLIKQTNRAKPENETE, encoded by the coding sequence ATGACGCAGTTAAGGCTATATTTGATACCGACGCTGGTCTGTCTGCCAGTCTTTGCATTTCTTGTAAGTCTTGGCAATTGGCAGATGGAACGTCTGACATGGAAAAAAAACCTTATTGAGGTGATTGAAGCGCGTCTTGCCACTCCAGTTCAGAGCATTCCAACGTCACGCGAATGGCAAGGCCTTTCATCCGATGACTATGTGTATCAACGTGTTTTTGTTAAGGGTGCTTTTGATCATCAGGCCGAGCAGTTCTGGTTTGCGCATCACGAAAAATTCGGTCCTGGCTATCAGGTCATTACACCTTTTGTGATAGGGGATGACCGGATTGTCATGGTCAATCGCGGCTATGTTCCAGCATCCCAGAAAGCCCCTGCTTCCCGGCAAGCCGGTCAGATTTCAGGTGAGGTTCGTTTGGAAGGGTTGATGGTCTGGCCTGGTGAGCGCAATATTTTTGATCCCCCTAATGAACCGGGTAAGAAACTTTGGTTTGTGAAAGATGTCGCTGCCATGGCTCAAAATGCTGGCTATGAGGAGAATAGCTGGTCGATTGCCCCCTTTTTTGTTGATAGCCTAGAAACCCCGGAAAATATTTTTCCTGTACAATCTCCTATTGGCGGACAAACGCGGGTCAATTTACCGAATCGTCATTTAGAATATGTTGTTACATGGTACGGTCTTGCCTTGGCGCTTGTAATTGTTTATGTGCAGTGGCTCATAAAGCAAACCAATCGTGCGAAACCTGAAAACGAGACAGAGTAG